The following coding sequences are from one Anolis sagrei isolate rAnoSag1 chromosome 6, rAnoSag1.mat, whole genome shotgun sequence window:
- the GOSR2 gene encoding Golgi SNAP receptor complex member 2 isoform X2, with protein sequence MEALYHQTNKQVHEVQSYMGRLETTDKQSVHLVENEIQARIDRIFSNLERLEIFCNKEPPSKRQNAKLRVDQLKYDIQHLQTALRNFQHRRYTREQQERQREELLARTFTTNGTHKKIMDVANMLGLSNTVMRLIEKRAFQDKYFMIGGMLVTCVVMFLVVQYLT encoded by the exons ATGGAAGCGCTTTACCACCAGACGAATAA GCAAGTCCATGAGGTCCAGTCATACATGGGCCGTTTAGAAACAACAGACAAGCAGTCAGTTCACT TGGTAGAAAATGAAATCCAGGCACGAATTGACAGAATCTTCAGCAACCTAGAGCGGCTCGAAATCTTTTGCAATAAGGAACCTCCCAGCAAGCGTCAGAATGCCAAACT CCGAGTTGACCAGTTGAAATATGACATCCAACACTTGCAGACTGCATTGAGGAACTTCCAGCATCGACGCTACACTCGGGAGCAGCAGGAGAGGCAACGCGAGGAACTTCTGGCTCGGACATTCACAACTAAT GGCACACACAAGAAAATCATGGATGTTGCCAACATGCTGGGTTTATCCAATACAGTCATGCGACTCATTGAGAAACGTGCCTTCCAGGATAAGTACTTTATGATTGGAGGCATGCTTGTGACATGCGTAGTCATGTTTCTAGTGGTGCAGTATCTGACGTGA
- the GOSR2 gene encoding Golgi SNAP receptor complex member 2 isoform X1: protein MEALYHQTNKQVHEVQSYMGRLETTDKQSVHLVENEIQARIDRIFSNLERLEIFCNKEPPSKRQNAKLRVDQLKYDIQHLQTALRNFQHRRYTREQQERQREELLARTFTTNDSDTTIPIDETLQFNESLQNAHRGMDDLLGSGTSILQGLRDQRVTLKGTHKKIMDVANMLGLSNTVMRLIEKRAFQDKYFMIGGMLVTCVVMFLVVQYLT from the exons ATGGAAGCGCTTTACCACCAGACGAATAA GCAAGTCCATGAGGTCCAGTCATACATGGGCCGTTTAGAAACAACAGACAAGCAGTCAGTTCACT TGGTAGAAAATGAAATCCAGGCACGAATTGACAGAATCTTCAGCAACCTAGAGCGGCTCGAAATCTTTTGCAATAAGGAACCTCCCAGCAAGCGTCAGAATGCCAAACT CCGAGTTGACCAGTTGAAATATGACATCCAACACTTGCAGACTGCATTGAGGAACTTCCAGCATCGACGCTACACTCGGGAGCAGCAGGAGAGGCAACGCGAGGAACTTCTGGCTCGGACATTCACAACTAAT GATTCTGACACCACCATTCCAATTGATGAAACATTACAATTTAATGAATCCCTTCAAAATGCACACCGTGGCATGGATGATCTTCTTGGCAGCGGAACCAGTATTCTTCAGGGCCTGAGAGATCAGAGAGTGACATTGAAG GGCACACACAAGAAAATCATGGATGTTGCCAACATGCTGGGTTTATCCAATACAGTCATGCGACTCATTGAGAAACGTGCCTTCCAGGATAAGTACTTTATGATTGGAGGCATGCTTGTGACATGCGTAGTCATGTTTCTAGTGGTGCAGTATCTGACGTGA